The DNA segment AGAGAATAAGGCTAGCCTCGGcttctgagtgagttccaggtcagcctgggttacagagtgacagcctgtctcaaaagctacatgcacacacagataaaatgtaaaggacatggctgctcctagGCATGGCGGAGGAGAAAGTTTCTTGTAGATGTGCAGGAGAGCATAACCAGAGGCAGGGACTTCTGGgaaagtccagagtggacatgactggactgagctgggccatgtgggagagggggaggggaaggaaaaggtAAGAAAGTGGAGGGGATGCCcagtgcagcagccaggaggccaaaggtccAAAAGAGAAGGGTAAGTACCAtgtctgggggaagggcagcccagctcctaggctggagagttcagggtagagggtaGGGTATGCAAGCcgtaccctgtaacaggtagggactgagggatgctgggagaacctggcagccaggttcAGCTCTGATATGTTAAATAAGAACCTCAGctgtttgtcctgggtttgaacttcacacacacacacacacacacacacacacacacacacacacagaaggggtGAACAAAAgattgaaagacagaaagacagacagacacacagagaggctgACGTGTGTAATTTTACATCTAAGGAATGAGATCTAGATAATGATCACCAATGGCTTAGATGGAAGGTTGGTGGGAAAGTCTATCAGCTAGATCCGCTGACACCACCCATCCACTAACCAATATTAACACAAAACAACTTGGACAGTGCTGTATTGTATACCTCTGGAGGATGCTACAATAAGGACCCAGTCCCACCCGTAATAGTCTTACTGAAATAAACCTTGAATCTAATCAAGCCTGTCTATATTATTGGCAGCTTATATGGATGGAGGAGGGAGCATCTTAAGGCTGTGGGGGGAGTGTGGggcagtgatagagcacttgccctgaatgctcaaggccctgggttcaattcccagcaccacaaaaagaaagaggCGCCACCGTAAGAGCCACCAAGGAAACAGCCTGCCCAAGGGAATGTGGACAATACTGCAGGAAAAGCCACTGCTCTTAAAATAAATggcagtttaaaaataaagagggaCACTCAGGAATGCAGTAAACAAGACCATAAAGCAACTAAAGCAATGTGGATAAACGGAGGCCTTATTCAAACTAACGCCTTGGTCAGTGTTCTcctgctgtgaagacacaccatgaccacggcaactctaataaaggaaagcatgtaactggggctagcttacaggttcagaggtttagtccattatcatcatggcagcaggcagacatggtgccagagaagtagctgagagttccacatcctGATTTGCAGCAGCAGGGAGAAAGCAAcatggcctggcttgagcttctgaaacttcaaagcccctccacccccagtgacatacttcctccagcaagccacacctactccaacaagatcacctctcctaatccttctcaaatagtgccccTCCatgatgactaaacattcaaatctatgagctaTGGGGTCCATTCTATTCAAACCGCCACACCAAAGAACAGTAAGAAAAGACTCCTTTGGCAGCTGGGGAAACCAGTACATGATCTGAATACTTAGTAATTAGTCTGTGCTTCGTTGGATAACACGGCATTATGGTCAAATAGTTAAACagtctatttttaaattgtgtgtgtgcacacatgtgggtgcctgcagaggctgaaTAAAGGGTGTTCAGCCCCCttcagctggagttacaggagcttGTGGATGCTGGGGAACGGAAGCccgattctctggaagagcagccagtgctcttagccactgagccatctctccagtgaagTCCTATTTTTTAGAGCTACATACCAAAGTTTTACAGGTGAACTAAATGGTCCAgcgtatgatttttaaaataaccccGGGAGAGGGGCTGGAACAAATAGCAGGGTTTGAGTTGCGAAGCTGCGCTCTGGGTATACCAGACTAACTACTCAGGGCTGTTTGACAATTTCACAATTAAGTTAAATAGCGCGGAGAACATTGTATTTGGATTTTATTATGGTTTATGTGTagcacatgtgtatgtctgtgtagagAGGACGTCTGaggggtgtcagattccctggagctggtgttacaggcagttttgagctacCTGATACAGGCGCTGGGcattgaactagggtcctctgcaagaacaggatGTGCACTTAccgactgaaccatctcccctcCAGCCCCATAGAAAACGTTTTCAGAAGTCCAGTGAGCCCTTCCATGGGTATTCATGTGTTGACCACTCTAGAGCATCAGGGGCAGGAAGGCCAGTTGGGTTGGAGAGCTCAGAGAGGGCAAGGCGGGAGGCCTGAACTTGACCGGAGGCCAGAGTAAAACTATGATGTGCTAGGATGTTGTTACTGCACCCCACTGCCGAAACTCTGCCTCCGTGTGCCAGCTACACTCTAGTGCCCTTGCTGTGACTGCTCCATCTTCTGTGACACTTTTGAGAAAGGCTGTCCTGCTCCCAGTCCCATATGCCTGTACCTGGGTGATGGTCcgtggtgccctctgctggccgcAAATGGAACTGAAGCTGCCAAAGCTCAGAGTCCCCAGGAACAGAGTGATACTGATTTTAGCACGGACCCCCTTCCCGctcagaaaagacaaacacacaccaaGTAAACATATAAGAAGCTTTTAATTTCATCACCATAAACATTATACTCTGATTTCTCACATACagtataaaatatttactctGCTAAATAAATAAGACACAACATTATTGCAATCAGCACTGAAATCCACCCCCTAGTCAAGAGCTCTTTGGCTCCAGCAGGGAGTACTCCTGAGTTTGTGTGAAATTCCCCAGGCTGTGACAGATATGCCCCAGAGGCTGTGGTGGGCAGAGGCCTAAGGAACCACATTTGTGCTTAGGGTTCAACAAGCCCCACATAGAGATTGTGGAGCCAATGGAGAGTTGGAAGGGCAATGGCTTCATGGGTCCAGTCGTGTAGGGAGCAGTGGGGAGTCAGGAAGCCAAGCTGGGCCAAGAGAAAAGGGGGACTTGGTATGACCTTGAGCCCCACTCCACTTTCCCTCAATGCCCAGCCTTGAGTGGGGACAGCTCGGGGCTCTCAATTAGGGTGAATAGATTGCCCAAGGGACTGGGCTGGGTATTTTGGGgaccatatctatcaccctagAAAGAGGAGTCTGGCAGTATCAGCTATTTTAAGGGGAACCGGTTCTTGGAGAGCCCACCCTGCTCGACTCGTAGGCACAACATAAAAAGGCTGGGAATGAATTTTACTTCTaatgtgttaaataaataaattaaatatttaaaggcCCGTGTCTCCATGAAGGCAACCCAGAGGCCAACAAGCCGAGCCACTTCCCGGAACAGGTGGGGGTGAGGGACGCAGCAGAAGGGCAGTGCTGTGGACGGTGGGGTTTCACCTTGTCTGTTCGGGCTCCTCCCTCCAACTTCCGTCCTGTCGAAAACCCGTGTGGAGGAGCGTCCCACGAGAAACTCCCACGCAAGAGCAAAAGCGGCGTAATCTGGACAAGGGACTCACTGGGAAGTTCATTCGGGTCCCCAGATCCTTCCATGGCGACTCAACCAGGAGGTTAGCTGTTAACTCTGAGCCTTGGTAACGCACCTGTACAAACCTGCGTTTGCATCCCTGCAGAACTTCAGGCGGATGGATTCCCACATGAGAAGCCGCCAGCGGGCccgccccagcttccatctgtgCAACTATACACCTCACCGCCTTAGGGTGGCAGCAGAGAGCTACACCACTTAGGCAACAGACAGCCCTGGAAAGGCCTGCTTAGCAGCCGTCCGAGGGGGCAGACCCTTTCTCCTCACTGCCTTACAGCATTCTACACAGAGTATTTGGCCAAATCGTTCTTGTCAAACACTACCCGTGTAGCAAAGTAAATGGCGACCAGACCCAAGCCTGCCGCTGATACCATATAGGCAGTAACAGATCGGCTCAGCTGGACAATGGAGCCCATGAACAGGGAAGGAGCCACCTGGGACAGCAGGAAGGCGCTGTCCAGGATGGCAAGGTCCAGGCAAATGCCCCGCCCAGGAACAACCTTGGCCTCAGGTGGCTCACCCACCACCACCCGCATGGAGACGTCGCATGCAGAGGCCCCGCAGAGTGTAGGTGGCGGTACCAGGAGGCTGCTGCCGCCGCAGCCAGGGCCCACGTGTCCATTCGGGAAGGGAGCTCCTGGCTTAGGGCCTGGCAAGAAGCTGGTTGTCTGGCTGTCCTCACTGCTACCACCTCCAGCGTCCCCTCGGTATTTGGGCAGGAACACCTGAGGTGGGGCGGGGggcacaaaatgaaacaaagattaaGTAGATATGAGAACAGTTCCTCACTGCCTCTGACCCAGGGGCCCCTAAGGCAACTggctttcaaaacaaaaaacaaaaaaaaaaaaaacaaatccgAAACCTGGGGAGACCCTACTTGCTGTGGCTCTAAGCAGAACCCCCAAATTTGAGGGGAAGTCTATTTTAGCTTTTCTTAGAATAGGTAAGAAGtcagcagggttggggatttagctcagtggtagagtgcttgcctagtgagcgcaaggccctgggttcggtcctcagctccaggggtggagggtggggaagaAGTCAGCAAACTCTGATCTACAGGTTGAGGATAACACAGGAAGTCTGGGACAGACAGAAGCAAGACACAGAGCCCAAAGAAGGTACTCCTAAAGTCCCAAGCCCCACACAGGCTACTTCACACCCCACTCTGCACACCCTTCTGCTGGGCCATAGGAAGTCTTCACTGTTCTGTCCTCCTCTAGGGTCCAGGCCCTGGCTGGAGATAATGCCCCGAGGTGAGGTCATCACTGTCCTGGCCTTTGACAAGATCGAGCCCAGAGATTGGGCCTGCAGAAGGGAGAGGCAGCAGGAAGGCCATTTTGGTGACCCCCACAGCTAGGCTGCCTGAGACCAGAGAGCATGCTGCTGCCTGACCCCACCAACCCTGGGCCCCAGTGGCCTGGGGCCTTCTACTAAAGGACAAAATGAAGTCTTCTCCCACACTGGTCCTTGGGCCAGGCAGTGTCGATCTTATGGGGCTGCACCAGAGAGCTCACAGCCAAGGCCGGGGAAGCTCACAACTCATCAGCCCATCCCATAGCTCAGCAAGTGGCAAGAACAGTCAGACAGGCTGCAGGACCAAGCCCATCTTCAGCTGCTGCTGGAGACAGGCCTCTACGGACCCTTTTTGcctgcctgccacccaaggaCAGACCAGTAAGGCTGGACACTGGAGAGGTCCCCGGGGACAGACACGCTCCTCGGTACAGAGGAGAGCTAGTTCTGGTATAACCACAAATACTCAAGCCTGATCTTTGGACAGCAGCTTTTAGAGCCCCAGCCTAGAGCTCCAAGAGAGCCAATAGAAGCCCAAGGAACCAGGTTCCCATTCCCAGCCCACCTCTCCACACCCCTGCAAATTACTGCTGAGCAAACTAGCCTACTAGCTGTGGCCAGGGCCAGGTCTTTCCTAACTGAAAACTCTAGATGGGAGGCCTGTAGTCTCCCCTAAGCTTGTGCTGCTTAGGGCAGAgttctgaacccaggtccttaaaCTCAGCGAGGAGAGTGCAGGGGACAGGGTGAGCACCTGTTTAGGTCAGGAGGCCTCCCACAGAGGGCCTTCTGCAGGGGCTGGTGAGTGTTGGCCCAACAAGGAGCCAGGCCCCCCAGTTTATTACTCAGGCAAACAAAAGTCAGTATGTCAGGTCCAGATATGCACTGAGGGGATTGAGGGAGAGGATGGAGGCAAAGAAGGAGAGCgggaccaaaaaacaaaacaaaacaaaaagccaggcagtggtggtggtgcacgcctttaatcccagcacttgggaggcagaggcaggcgaatctgagttcaaggccagcctggactaccaatcgagttccaggaaaggtgcaaagctacacagggaaaccctgtctcgaagaaaaacaaacaaacaaacaaaaacaaaaaaaacaaaacaaaacaaaaaaacaaaaaacaaaaacaaaacagaaggagagcgggagaggtgggggtagggacagagagacacagaggattAGAGGGGAATCTAGAAAGATGGGCAGGAAGAAGCCTTCTCCATCTTGCAGCAAGCAGGATACGGATTGATCAAAATCCTCTCTAAAAGAATAGCTAAGGCCAGGCCACTCCCACTGCCCTCTGCTGCAGCCGCATGCCAGGGACCCACACTCTACCTCTGGACACAGTAATACAGCCCAGAATAGGGGACTTCCATTGTATGCTTATTCTCCAGGATTCCTAGTGAGGGACTCTACACTCCCTGCCACCATCCACTCAAACGCTTTCTAATTCGAAAGCCAGGAAGTCACTCCTAGAATCTAATCTACACTTCTTCGGCAGCTGGAGCCTCTGACCCCGGCTGTCCTCTCTGGTCCGAGAGAGCCAAGCCTGTTCTGACACCTCTTGTCACACCCCACATCCCGAACGGCTCAGCCCGCCCCCACCCCGCCCACCCCCACCGGGGTACATGGCCACTGGGAGTACCTGCTTCTCACGATGGTAGAGGGAGGCCAGCGTGTAAGGCAGGATCTGCAAGGCCGAGAAGGTGAACCCAGTGAGGGCAGCTGAAGCTGTTACTACGACCACGCTGTGTGACAGGCATGTGGCGCCAGCAGCCAGAGGGAAGGTCATCACGCTAGCCAGATAGACGGACCGTGTGCCAAACCGCTGCACCAGCCTGTCCATGACCAGGGAGCAGAGCAGGGAGATGGCACACTGCAGGAAGAGCCCCAGGCTGCCCATTCGAATGCCTGGGGGTAGGGAAGAAGTGGGGTAAGGACCCTACACAACCTGGGGGAGCCAGAGACTGGTGGCCATGGGCGcctgcccccccctccccccggctCTCCCCACCTGCCCACAATGATGGAATCTAGATTGTGACTAGTGAATGTGGCCAGAGCTGTTAGCTAAGGGGAGAGGAAGATGTTCTGAGGGGGAGGTACAAGGTGTGTaagggaggagggggtgaggaGCACAAGATGGCCCCACAGTGGCTCCAGGATGGCTCTTATGGAATGCCTGAACTAGAGGGCAGGGCCAATTTCTGGGAAAGTAAGCAGGGAGCACAAGGCCCAGTGGGAATGGAGCCACCTAAGATTTAGAAGCCCTGCTGAGACCACATCCTTGAGCTGCTGCACACAGATGAATCCTTTCTCTTTTACTGACAGGGAGCGGGGGCCCAGGGTGTGTGTAGTCACCATCTCCCAACCCCGGCCTGCCCGGCCTCTGCAGGgcagcacccacccacccacagcagTTTCCTCTGGTGCTAAAAGACTTACCTTCATCATAGTGTCTCCGGGCCTCGGTGCCCGGCTCAGCTCTTGGTACACCCTGGTATAGCCCCTCTCCCACAAAGTCTGTGTAGAACAGCGTGAAGGTCATGAGCGCCATCCAGCTGCACAGCTCAGCCACAAAGAGTCGGCGCAGGGTGCGAGGCATGCGGCAGCACAGCTGGTGTAGCCGGGGAAACAGGGTACCCAGATTCCGGAGAGCCAGGCCCACCCGGCATGGGCAGCAGCGGGAAGACACAGAGGTCGGGACCAGCAGCCCTTCTGCTGGCTCAGGCGGGCCCAGGACCGCCTCCTCGGCCACAAACAGAGTGGCTGCCACGCAGGCGAGAAAGATGAGGGTGAGGAGGCCAAAGAGGCATTCTTCCTGAGTGCCTAGGTAGGGTGCCAGGGCGCTGGCGTCCCAGTCAATGGCAGGTAAGAGGTAGCCCAGGCAGCCCCCGAGGCTGATCATGAAGGCATAGACGGAGAATGCTTGGCGGCAGTGGTCCGGGTCCCGGAAGAGGTCGGAGAGTAAGGCCTCCAGCGGCGTGAAGCACACTTGGCCACAGAAGTCCAGCAGCCCCACTCCCAAGATCAGCAGGGCCAACTCCAGTGGCCTGGTATCCGGGCACAGCAgccctgccagccagccagcccttgGGATGAGGAAGAGGCTTAGCAGGACACCCAGGGACAGAGCCCAGATGAAGGGCCTCCGGCGGCCACAGCGGCCACGCCACTGGTCGCTGGCTGAGCCTAGGAGTGGGACAGAGACCAGGCCCAGCACTGGGCCAATGCCTGCAAGGAGAAATAGCGTAAATCAGCCGTCAGGACACGGGGGAAAGAACTCGCTCTTTGAGAAGGTTGGCACAACAACATGCCACACCGTGGCAAGACCCCACACTCAGCTTTCACAGGGACTCTGCTCCTCTCGGTATAGTGTGTTATAAACACCTTGTTTTCAGATGAGGAATCGGTGGCAGGCacacagcacctgggaagcaaTACTTGTGTAAAGACACAGGTCTGCTGCGGGTTAGAAGCAGGGTTTCAACAAACAACCAGAACCCAGAGCCTGTGCCCTCACAAGGTATCTTCTCTTGAAGGAGGGAAGCCACAAGAGTAACCACTTGCCGAGTTTGCTCACCACATCAGAAACCCACACCACCTGTCCTGTGCCCAGGAAAGAGAACCCTGACTGGGAAACCATGGTGAAGTCCCAATTCTACTGAGCAGTGGACACACCCACCAGGCTAAATAAGACCAACCTAGTCTTCACTTCCCTTGTGTGTAAAGTAGAATGTCCCCAAGGGCTGTGAGATGTAGATGAGAACAGGGAATGCCTCCCACCACTCCCCAGGCAAGTGAACTGTTGCCAACAGCCCAGATGCACGTACCAGAACAGGAGGAAGGAATGTGGAGCGACTCACCCAGCACCATGGTCATGAACTTCTCCTCTACCCCCACTTCCAGTAGAAGGGGTGGCACATAGGTAATGCCGGCAGCCAGGCACACCTCCAGGCCAAAGGTCAGCAGGTTGACCAGCAGGAGCTGGGCTTTCCGATGCCGTAGCAGACGGCTGGCCCACAGCCTCTGGACCATGATGGACAGGGCAGTTAGGGCTCTGGGGGCCATTCACATACTCCACAGCTGCTTGGGCTCAGCCCTGCCGTGGCTTCTCCTTCTCGCCACCGCCGGCTTCCTACGGTTCAGCCAGACTCCCATTTCTGCCAGCCCTTGGGTGCCGGTGCAGCATTTCACCTCACGCTAAACACAGGTCATCATCTAGTGCCTTGATGGGGACACATCTTGTCAGCCAGAGCCTAGAAAGGCAAGACAGCCACCGTCACATGAAATGTTGAGTCCTGGGGCCGCAGGCAGGTCTCCGGCATTTGCTTCACATTCTCTGAGTCCTGCTCATTTGCAGGCCAGTGAGGTAACCCTACACTCAGCCCTGACCAGCCCCTTTGTAAGGAGGTTCGTGTTAACATTAGTCTAGCCCTGATATAATTAATAAGAGGAAATGACATTTGAACGTCAGCACATCCCCAGGCCAAGCCGACGACTTGTCTTCTGAAGCATCTCTACAATTGCTCTTTTTGGAGATACTCAGGATTGGCTCTCAAGGTAGGACTGGACACCCCCTGCCAGGCTCAACTCATTTGCTTTTCTCTCCAACTTCCCAAGATGGGGCACTCGATGCTTGTGAAAAGTGACCTTCTAGAGCTGAGCGGCGGCTCAGTGGGCAAACGAGGcgctgagtttggattcccagccgATCTTTAGCGGGGCATGGtaatgcacatctgtaaccctagggctgggaggcagaaacaggatgaCCCCAGGGCCAGACAGATGAGTCTGGGAGCCCCAGCTTCAGTGGGAGACCTGGTCCCAGAAAATATGGTGGAGAGCAATTTGATTGGACATTTGATTATCAATCTCTATCTGGCCTTTGCATACACCGATCTACACGAACGTGAACACATACTACCCACTACCCACACAAATATTTCccggggggggggcagggatggcggctcagttggcaaagtgcctgATACAAAAACATAAAGATCTGAATTCCGATCCCGAGGACCATGTAAAATCCAGTGTGGCTACACttgtctataaccccagtgctggggtggagTCTGGCAGCCAGCTGTAACTCATTGCCTAGCCAGTCTAGGCaactggtgagctccaagttcaatgacagactctgcctcaaaaaaaaaaaaaaaagagagcatcaAGGAAGACATCCACtagttaacctctggcctccactccaACAAGAACATACAGTCCTCACATAATTATGTCCATGTAACCTGTTAAGAAGTCAAACAAAATGGTACTTCCTCTTCTACCTCCAGGCCCTGAGCCACGTCACACTGTAACCCCCATGCCTCCAGGACAGAGATAAGAGGGAAGAAGATACAGTTCCTTAAGTGGGGTTTCAATCTGTCACTGAGACACAAAGTTCCTCTTGGTGAGCCTAAGCCCAAGAGTTTCCCCTCAGGTTCGTTGTTCACAGGAGGCGGGGACAGTGCAAGCCATCTATTACTGCCCAGCTCTCACAAGCAGCTGGTACATCAGCCTCACAGCCCAGGATCCTAGATCTCAGCCATATGCATTAATTAGGAGCCTCTGAGGTGAGGCCAATGAGCCCTGAGCTAGTGGGATGCCACCACTTCCtagctgacctctggcctccactcacacacgcatgtgcatacAGCACAGCCCTTCCATAGTTCTGGGTCCACTGGGTAAGGAACTGTAAGTCTGGCTTCCTTCCCAACAGGCACCACTGTTGTCTGTTATGCAAGCTCTGATACCAGGGCATGGTGGGTAGTCCTATAGTTCCACCACTTGTAatgctgaagcagggggatcaccaatttgaggctagcctgaactacaaagTGAGCCCCTATATTACAGGAGAAGCTGCGTGtaacttagtggtagagtgtTGGAGCCCACTGGGTTTCCtggtggctgtacccagcaggactgcatgggAGGTtgactggaccatgggcctgggtaccaggtatttgtaagggtctaactagcaagggggaggtcttttgccccaccccttggcattgttataaatagacctttggaataaagctctgggcccGTTTGGATAAggatctctctttttctttacaaAGTCTCTTATCCCTTATTCCTCAAGAGTCCCAGGGGTAAATAAGTGTAGGAGCTGGTTCCCCacagtagagcacctgcctaatATGCAaaaaagccttgggttcaaccctgcagcagggacagagacagggagacacacacacacacacacacacacacacacacacacacacacacagagagagagagagagagagagagagagagagagagagagagagagagattgattgatttagtttttaaagacagaaagggaaaagttTCAAATCAGCATCAAAATGTACTAAGAGACAGAGGGCAGGCCCTGGTGAGGAACACTAAGAGCCTGCCAGCCTGCATTTATCCCAAAAGAGAGCAGGAAACAAAACTCCCCACTAATCAACCCTATAAATGTTGCTGAAGAGCGGCTACTCCTTATGGGGAGGGCGAGGCGGCTGCCGCTCCCTCAGACAACCCTCTGCCAGCTTCACCAGCTCATGACAAAAGGTACTCCATCTTCTTTTATCTTCTCCACTAACACCAGGCCACGTGGGCCCCGTGGGCCCTGGGTGTCACAAAGCATGTAGTAGGTACTAAGCTGTGTCTCAGAGAGACCAGACACCATCTACCTGAAGAAGGTCGTTCCCCTCCATATTGGCCCTCTAGGGTTGAGCTGCTGAAGACTGGGAAATACAGGAGTTGAGATAAATCTAGGCACCTGGCAGCTCCCTCCCCCAAAGTCCCTACACTTTGGTAAGGGGTAGGGCTTATAAAAGGGCGGCATAAAGAAGGAGGATGAAATACTGACCCACACAACACGGTCCTGAAGCCGAGGCACTGGACAGTGATCAGCATTAGCTGGGCTACTGTGGGTTCAACTTGACCCCTGCCCTTTCCCTAGTGATCCTTCCCAGCCTAGAGAGGCAGGGTCAGGGGTAGAAGACTCCTAGCCTGGGAGGGACTGGGCACTCTCCGGGCACTGGGTTTAACAGACCGGGTCCTCCTTGAGCAAACAGAGACTTTGCTAGACCCAACCTCACCCACATACCTGCTCTCATGCTCCAAGCCCTGCGTTTTCCATGAGCCAGGTCACCCCACCTGCCGTCCTCCCCCTTAGGCCTCTAGACACCTTTGTGAGTGGGAGTGGGAAGCTCGGAGGCCACAGGAAAACAGGAACCCAAGCTTTTCCCCATCCTGTACAGGCAGCTCCTGAGCTAGGGCGCTTCTCTGCACCCCCAGAGATTCTCTACCTGGTCTCTGGGGTCTGGGCCAGGGGCTCACACAATTCATGGAAATGAGCGGAGTGGAAGGTAGGCAGGCTCCCAGGCCCTCTGCTTGGGTTGCTGAGCCTGCCCTCGCTCTGTCCACAGCTTCTCTGCCCTGGAAGGAGACACTCTTGACAGT comes from the Onychomys torridus chromosome 11, mOncTor1.1, whole genome shotgun sequence genome and includes:
- the Slc45a3 gene encoding solute carrier family 45 member 3, coding for MAPRALTALSIMVQRLWASRLLRHRKAQLLLVNLLTFGLEVCLAAGITYVPPLLLEVGVEEKFMTMVLGIGPVLGLVSVPLLGSASDQWRGRCGRRRPFIWALSLGVLLSLFLIPRAGWLAGLLCPDTRPLELALLILGVGLLDFCGQVCFTPLEALLSDLFRDPDHCRQAFSVYAFMISLGGCLGYLLPAIDWDASALAPYLGTQEECLFGLLTLIFLACVAATLFVAEEAVLGPPEPAEGLLVPTSVSSRCCPCRVGLALRNLGTLFPRLHQLCCRMPRTLRRLFVAELCSWMALMTFTLFYTDFVGEGLYQGVPRAEPGTEARRHYDEGIRMGSLGLFLQCAISLLCSLVMDRLVQRFGTRSVYLASVMTFPLAAGATCLSHSVVVVTASAALTGFTFSALQILPYTLASLYHREKQVFLPKYRGDAGGGSSEDSQTTSFLPGPKPGAPFPNGHVGPGCGGSSLLVPPPTLCGASACDVSMRVVVGEPPEAKVVPGRGICLDLAILDSAFLLSQVAPSLFMGSIVQLSRSVTAYMVSAAGLGLVAIYFATRVVFDKNDLAKYSV